CCGCCCCAGGTGAGGGATGTCCGTTTCGTCACCGCGGCGATGAGCACGCCCCTGAGGTTGCAGAGGTTCAGGAGTTTCTCGACGATCTCATCATGGCTTGCATGACGGACCTGAAGCGTGCCGTCAAGGACGATGAGATCTCCGGCCTTGAGTTCCTCGGCCATCTCCATCGCAGTCCAGTACTCAAGGGTATCCCGTATGACCGCAGTGTTCCGGACGGGATCGTCATGATCGAGGTGCACCTTCGGGGAACAGCGGAAACAGTCGTAAAAAAGTGCATCAAAGTCCTCATTTCCCACCCCGGGGTTGACCGTGACGATATGGAGAGGCGTCGTCCGACGGCAGAGGCATGTCTCGCCGGAGTACACGCTGACCGATGCCCGGACTGCGGCGATAGCAAAACTGCCGGCATCGAGGACGACGGCATCGCTCCCGTCCACCGCGCAGACAGCCCCGTCAAACTCAGGCAGGCAATGCAGATAGGATGCCGCATCAAACCCGCCCTTAACTGAGAACTGCCTGGAAAGGTCCTCCGGGACGGAGTCGCGGATCCTTCCGGCAATCCGCCAGATTGCATCCCGGTAGTGAGTGCTCGGGTCCATCACTCAATCTCCCGGACTCTGCTTGCCTGATCCGCACCCATCTCGACCACGAGCGTCGTCGAGAATTCATCCTGTACCTCGGAGATATGGGATATGAGGAGGATCTGGGGGAAATGTACCTCTTGCGTCCTGAGCGCTCGCAAGAGGTTGCTTCGCCGCTCTTCATCCTGGCTCCCAAAGATCTCATCAAATATCAGGAACGTGGAGTCATGCACCTGGTTCACCTCGGCGATGAACCGGGAGAGGGCAATCCGGAGGGCAATGGCAATGTCGTCCTGCTCACCGCCGCTGAATCGCTCGGCCGGGTAGTCATCTCCCATATCATTGACAAGAACAGTGAAGTCGTCGTCCAGCAGCACGGTGCCA
The sequence above is drawn from the Methanoculleus thermophilus genome and encodes:
- a CDS encoding DNA double-strand break repair nuclease NurA, translating into MDPSTHYRDAIWRIAGRIRDSVPEDLSRQFSVKGGFDAASYLHCLPEFDGAVCAVDGSDAVVLDAGSFAIAAVRASVSVYSGETCLCRRTTPLHIVTVNPGVGNEDFDALFYDCFRCSPKVHLDHDDPVRNTAVIRDTLEYWTAMEMAEELKAGDLIVLDGTLQVRHASHDEIVEKLLNLCNLRGVLIAAVTKRTSLTWGGGYPILPAAEELARDLGVPAPWYLCVSAVEGLIDRLETRAWKQRGEQYVARLHRRAERAFKVEIPKYYSPEMVDRVFSALSFFADDGRVPGYPYPLLDAHLTTKIGKDAVDQIRQDIMQGMDRLGMNLADYISIFGDYHDEFDRY